In the Peptoclostridium acidaminophilum DSM 3953 genome, one interval contains:
- the ppsA gene encoding phosphoenolpyruvate synthase — translation MLDYKYIKWFSEIDKNDIPLVGGKGANLGELVQHKIAVPPGFCVTAEAYKDFIMMSNLSDDIAAIIGSIQFENTTDLQIKSSRIRDLIIDCSVPQVISSEIERAYEAFSSSIGISEPEIAVRSSATAEDLPDASFAGQQDTYLNVFGGSNVVEHVKKCWASLWTARAVYYREQKGFDHFEVSLSAIVQKMVNSEKAGVMFTINPVTHNPDEIMINASWGLGESVVSGAVTPDDYIVDKSSLVISEKRIAEKLSMVVRNKSKLGTVEVSVSDALGHDKINAECLTSDEVLELAKSGIEIENIYGTPQDIEWAFDGDTRMLYILQARPVTALDEKSSKPEAKPVSQKLNVLVKGLGASPGVVFGAVVKIKDMSELSKVKQGDILVAAMTNPDMVPAMRIAAAVVTDEGGRTCHAAIVSRELGIPCIVGSKNATVLLSDGQEVTVDATRGIVYEGRVELETKQRAPEKAAAVPSVSIDDALSKLSPVTGTKIYMNLGEPEMMDKYKNLSFDGIGLMRIEFIFSNMIGAHPMYLIKTGQEEFFIDKLAEGISTVAQAAFPRPVVVRLSDFRTNEFRGLKGGNEVEPVENNPMIGWRGVARYISPEYEQGFRLECRALKKAREEFGLTNIYAMLPFVRTTWEVEKVKEIMASEGLVQDSSFKIWIMAEVPSVVFAADEFAQLVDGFSIGSNDLTQLIMGADRDSGILSRMGYFEERAMYVKRAIQILIDAAHRQGKTISICGQAPSLYPEFTEFLVNAGMDSISVNPDTVEYTRRLVASTEQRIILNKLRSL, via the coding sequence ATGTTAGATTATAAATATATAAAGTGGTTCAGCGAAATAGACAAAAACGACATACCCCTGGTTGGCGGCAAAGGCGCCAATCTCGGGGAGCTTGTACAGCATAAAATAGCTGTCCCGCCGGGTTTTTGCGTGACAGCTGAGGCATATAAGGATTTCATCATGATGTCCAATTTGAGCGATGATATTGCGGCGATAATAGGCAGCATACAGTTCGAGAACACTACAGACCTGCAGATAAAAAGCTCCCGAATAAGAGATCTCATAATCGATTGCAGCGTACCCCAGGTGATAAGCAGCGAAATAGAAAGGGCTTACGAAGCATTCAGCTCAAGCATAGGTATTAGCGAGCCTGAGATAGCCGTCAGGAGCTCTGCCACTGCCGAGGATCTTCCTGATGCATCTTTTGCCGGGCAACAGGACACATATCTCAACGTATTCGGTGGCAGCAACGTAGTCGAGCATGTTAAAAAATGCTGGGCATCCCTGTGGACTGCTAGGGCGGTATACTACAGGGAGCAAAAGGGCTTTGACCATTTCGAGGTTTCGCTCAGCGCAATAGTCCAAAAAATGGTGAACAGCGAAAAGGCAGGCGTAATGTTCACAATAAACCCTGTGACTCACAATCCAGATGAGATAATGATAAACGCGAGCTGGGGACTCGGCGAGTCCGTGGTTTCAGGCGCGGTGACTCCGGACGACTATATCGTAGACAAGTCCAGCCTTGTGATTAGTGAAAAGCGCATTGCCGAGAAGCTGTCTATGGTCGTAAGAAATAAATCAAAACTTGGCACAGTCGAGGTGAGCGTTTCTGATGCTCTGGGACATGACAAGATAAACGCCGAATGCCTTACGTCCGACGAGGTGCTTGAGCTTGCAAAATCAGGAATCGAGATAGAAAACATATACGGTACTCCGCAGGATATTGAATGGGCCTTTGACGGCGACACAAGGATGCTCTATATACTCCAGGCAAGACCAGTTACAGCCTTGGATGAAAAAAGCTCCAAGCCCGAGGCAAAGCCGGTTTCCCAGAAGCTGAATGTGCTCGTGAAGGGTCTTGGCGCCTCGCCCGGAGTAGTCTTCGGAGCAGTGGTTAAAATCAAGGATATGAGCGAGCTCTCAAAAGTCAAACAGGGCGACATACTTGTAGCAGCCATGACAAATCCCGACATGGTGCCCGCCATGAGGATAGCTGCAGCCGTAGTTACAGACGAAGGCGGGCGCACATGCCACGCCGCAATTGTTTCGCGTGAGCTCGGGATACCATGTATAGTGGGCTCGAAAAACGCCACAGTGCTTCTCTCCGACGGCCAGGAGGTAACGGTTGATGCTACCCGCGGCATAGTCTACGAGGGCAGAGTCGAGCTTGAGACAAAGCAGCGAGCCCCGGAAAAGGCTGCGGCAGTTCCTTCTGTCTCAATTGACGATGCGCTCTCGAAACTGTCCCCTGTTACAGGCACAAAGATATACATGAATCTGGGCGAGCCTGAGATGATGGACAAGTACAAGAACCTGTCATTTGACGGGATAGGCCTCATGAGAATTGAGTTCATATTCAGCAACATGATAGGCGCTCACCCAATGTATCTTATAAAGACCGGGCAGGAGGAATTCTTTATAGACAAGCTAGCCGAGGGCATATCAACGGTTGCGCAAGCAGCATTCCCAAGGCCTGTAGTTGTACGGCTCAGCGATTTCAGGACTAATGAGTTCAGGGGCCTAAAGGGCGGAAACGAGGTCGAGCCTGTTGAAAACAATCCAATGATTGGCTGGAGGGGTGTGGCAAGATATATCTCACCTGAATATGAGCAGGGCTTCAGACTCGAATGCAGAGCGCTGAAAAAAGCCAGGGAAGAATTTGGGCTGACAAACATTTACGCAATGCTTCCTTTTGTCAGAACCACATGGGAGGTTGAAAAGGTAAAAGAGATAATGGCTTCCGAAGGGCTAGTACAGGACTCCTCGTTCAAGATATGGATTATGGCCGAGGTTCCTTCTGTCGTGTTTGCAGCAGACGAATTCGCCCAGCTTGTGGACGGCTTCAGCATAGGCAGCAACGATCTGACACAGCTCATAATGGGCGCCGACAGGGACTCTGGAATACTAAGCAGGATGGGCTACTTCGAGGAGCGCGCAATGTACGTCAAGCGCGCAATACAGATCCTTATAGATGCAGCCCACAGGCAGGGCAAGACTATTTCGATATGCGGCCAGGCTCCTTCGCTCTATCCCGAATTCACGGAATTCCTTGTGAATGCGGGCATGGACAGCATAAGTGTAAATCCCGACACAGTCGAGTACACCAGAAGGCTCGTGGCTTCGACAGAGCAGAGGATAATCTTAAACAAGCTCAGAAGCCTATAG
- the hflX gene encoding GTPase HflX produces MEEKKEKILIVGLNITDIKKKSQFEMEASMDELEELVEAAGGEVVARLTQNRPSRDAAYYIGTGKAEEVRDYVEKLEADMVVFNDELSGVQIRNLEDAVGVTVLDRTALILDIFAQRALSREGKMQVELAQLKYRRSRLIGLGKQLSRTGGGIGTRGPGEKKLETDRRHIEGRINDIKKELADVRRNREVQRGQRMKANVPIVALVGYTNAGKSSLLNSLIKTHREYSAEKEVFSKDMLFATLDVTLRKAVLPSGKEFLVTDTVGFVSNLPHDLVEAFKATLEEVKYADLIVHVVDASNENYDMQMDTTLDILKQLDSLDKDIITVFNKMDKMGFEADYPKQEDMVFISCKTGYNMDLLVDMIEKKLLKSFTKAKLLIPFERGDIFNSIQKKSQVEHFEYVENGISVTALLSDEDYNRYREFVLEQ; encoded by the coding sequence ATGGAAGAAAAAAAGGAAAAGATACTGATTGTTGGTCTCAACATCACTGATATAAAGAAAAAGAGCCAGTTTGAAATGGAGGCCTCCATGGACGAGCTCGAGGAGCTTGTAGAGGCGGCCGGAGGCGAAGTGGTAGCAAGGCTTACCCAAAACAGGCCTTCAAGAGACGCGGCCTACTATATAGGAACAGGAAAAGCCGAGGAGGTCAGGGATTACGTTGAAAAATTAGAAGCTGACATGGTCGTTTTCAACGATGAGCTCTCAGGAGTACAAATCAGGAACCTTGAGGATGCAGTAGGCGTGACGGTGCTGGATCGGACTGCCCTCATACTCGACATATTCGCACAAAGAGCTCTTTCGAGGGAAGGAAAGATGCAGGTTGAGCTGGCACAGCTCAAATACAGAAGATCGAGGCTCATAGGGCTTGGCAAGCAGCTTTCAAGAACAGGCGGCGGAATAGGTACAAGAGGTCCTGGCGAGAAGAAGCTTGAAACAGACAGAAGGCATATAGAAGGCAGGATCAACGACATAAAAAAGGAGCTTGCCGATGTCAGGAGAAACAGAGAGGTGCAAAGAGGCCAGAGGATGAAGGCCAACGTGCCTATAGTGGCGCTGGTGGGCTACACAAATGCAGGCAAGTCATCGTTGCTTAACAGTCTGATAAAAACGCACAGGGAATACAGCGCAGAAAAGGAAGTGTTTTCAAAGGACATGCTCTTTGCGACACTCGATGTAACACTTAGAAAGGCTGTGCTTCCAAGCGGTAAGGAATTTCTGGTAACCGACACGGTAGGATTTGTAAGCAACCTTCCCCACGACCTCGTGGAGGCGTTCAAGGCGACTCTTGAGGAAGTCAAATATGCAGACCTTATAGTTCACGTGGTGGACGCCTCAAATGAAAATTACGACATGCAGATGGACACAACGCTGGACATACTAAAGCAGCTGGATTCGCTCGACAAAGACATAATAACTGTGTTCAACAAAATGGACAAGATGGGATTTGAAGCGGACTATCCAAAGCAGGAGGACATGGTATTCATATCCTGCAAGACAGGGTACAACATGGATTTGCTTGTCGACATGATTGAAAAGAAGCTCCTGAAGAGCTTCACTAAGGCTAAGCTGCTCATTCCCTTTGAAAGAGGGGATATATTCAACTCGATACAGAAAAAAAGCCAGGTTGAGCATTTCGAATATGTTGAAAATGGCATAAGCGTGACAGCCCTGCTCTCGGATGAGGATTACAACAGATACAGGGAATTCGTGCTTGAGCAATAA
- a CDS encoding transglycosylase domain-containing protein, which translates to MSTDNSNKKVKKKRKFGAKSIFSTFIVLFLLLSVSAAGIVFAVLKNTSPIDPSNIQNMLDDSSFIYDKDGNLIEKVHSESFRSVVSIDTIPKDLQNAFIAIEDERFYKHHGVDPKRIIGAVVYDLKTMSKAQGASTITQQLAKNIYLTHEKTYTRKIKDMYYALELERYLTKDQILEMYLNTIYLGRGATGAQAAAQTYFSKDVSELNVAECAIIAGITKNPSRYSPFTTEKIAAGESLDNIQLIFYPNSTKAEAITADEAALFSQMLSKGLIDKFQYDQLRKGDIVVRKAVLNPASVERQLTVLGKMLELGFISQEQYDEAKSHPIEIKIGSKSASGISSYFGDLVKKQVLQELITEKGFSEDEARDTLYKGGLRIYSTMDMNMQKIVEKEFENAANFPGSFKDSSGTVQPQASMVIMDPKNGEVRALVGGRMIGGTKIFNRAVNPRQPGSAIKPLAAYLPALDKGMNAATIVDDSPHYDSNGNLWPRNYDRKYGGPSTMRALLTRSSNVGTVKLAEMLSTSNDKSIKTMISYLERLGISTIVKSSENPSVNDENYSLSIGGMSKGVTNLELTAAYAAIANKGVYNEPIFFTRAETAQGDVLLDNKPKTKKIVSAQVAFILQDLMKSVVEDGTGSRAKLSNMPVAGKTGTTSNNYDAWFVGYTPYYVGATWIGSDLPRELSTGSKMSAMLWSKIMSQVHSGLPSKQFDQPDGIVKVSICTVSGKLAASSCSGHVKSEVFASGTEPKSYCSLSHYTAPAEPVEEQPSDGITAEPSPDEAEWEDQVEEWLGNDNNNNNGNGHGNGNSKPPQNNSPVPEGY; encoded by the coding sequence ATGTCTACCGATAATTCCAATAAAAAAGTTAAGAAAAAAAGAAAATTTGGTGCAAAATCAATATTTTCAACGTTTATTGTATTATTTTTACTGCTGAGTGTATCAGCGGCGGGAATCGTTTTTGCAGTGCTTAAGAACACATCGCCAATCGATCCTTCAAATATACAGAACATGCTCGATGACAGCTCGTTCATATATGACAAGGATGGAAATCTTATTGAAAAGGTCCACAGCGAAAGCTTCAGAAGCGTTGTGTCTATCGACACTATTCCAAAGGATCTTCAAAACGCATTTATTGCCATTGAGGATGAGCGTTTCTACAAGCACCACGGAGTAGACCCCAAAAGAATAATAGGCGCAGTGGTTTACGACCTCAAGACAATGAGCAAGGCTCAGGGGGCAAGTACAATCACCCAGCAGCTGGCGAAAAACATCTACCTGACTCACGAAAAGACATACACTAGAAAAATCAAGGATATGTACTACGCGCTGGAGCTTGAGCGCTACCTGACAAAGGACCAGATACTCGAGATGTACCTGAACACCATATATCTCGGAAGAGGCGCCACGGGAGCACAGGCTGCGGCTCAGACATATTTTTCAAAGGATGTATCTGAACTGAACGTAGCGGAATGCGCAATAATAGCAGGGATTACAAAAAATCCTTCAAGGTATTCCCCTTTCACTACAGAAAAAATTGCAGCCGGAGAAAGCCTGGATAATATCCAGCTTATATTCTACCCAAATTCAACTAAGGCTGAAGCAATCACCGCTGACGAAGCTGCTCTCTTTTCGCAAATGCTGAGCAAGGGACTCATAGACAAGTTCCAGTATGACCAGCTAAGAAAAGGCGATATAGTTGTAAGAAAAGCTGTACTTAACCCTGCTTCTGTGGAAAGACAGCTTACTGTGCTTGGTAAGATGCTCGAGCTCGGATTTATAAGCCAGGAGCAGTATGACGAGGCCAAGAGCCATCCTATAGAGATAAAAATCGGCTCCAAGAGCGCTTCAGGAATATCTTCTTATTTCGGAGACCTTGTCAAAAAGCAAGTCCTCCAGGAGCTCATAACAGAGAAGGGCTTTTCTGAAGACGAGGCCAGAGACACTCTCTACAAGGGTGGACTCAGGATATATTCAACAATGGACATGAACATGCAAAAGATAGTTGAAAAGGAATTTGAAAATGCCGCAAACTTCCCCGGCTCCTTCAAGGACAGTTCGGGAACCGTGCAGCCTCAGGCCTCAATGGTTATAATGGATCCTAAAAACGGAGAGGTTAGAGCGCTTGTAGGCGGCAGGATGATAGGCGGCACAAAAATATTCAACAGGGCCGTAAATCCAAGGCAGCCTGGCTCTGCCATCAAGCCTCTTGCAGCATATCTGCCTGCACTGGACAAGGGCATGAACGCAGCGACAATAGTAGACGATTCTCCTCACTATGACAGCAACGGCAATCTATGGCCTAGAAACTACGACAGAAAATACGGCGGCCCTTCCACAATGAGAGCTCTGCTTACACGCTCATCAAACGTGGGAACAGTCAAGCTTGCCGAAATGCTCTCTACAAGCAATGACAAGTCTATAAAGACAATGATATCCTACCTCGAAAGACTGGGAATATCTACGATAGTAAAAAGCAGCGAAAATCCATCTGTAAACGACGAGAACTACTCGCTTTCAATCGGGGGTATGAGCAAGGGAGTTACAAATCTTGAACTTACCGCAGCTTATGCCGCAATTGCCAACAAGGGCGTTTATAACGAACCCATATTCTTTACAAGAGCTGAAACAGCCCAGGGAGATGTGCTGCTTGATAACAAGCCTAAGACAAAGAAGATAGTCTCTGCCCAGGTGGCTTTCATACTTCAGGACCTCATGAAGTCTGTAGTCGAGGACGGAACAGGCTCAAGGGCAAAGCTTTCAAACATGCCTGTAGCAGGTAAAACCGGTACTACTTCAAACAACTATGACGCATGGTTTGTGGGCTACACTCCTTATTATGTGGGCGCCACATGGATAGGCTCCGACCTGCCGCGGGAGCTTTCTACAGGCAGCAAGATGTCTGCGATGCTCTGGAGCAAGATTATGTCACAGGTTCACAGCGGGCTTCCATCAAAGCAGTTTGATCAGCCTGACGGAATTGTAAAAGTAAGCATATGTACTGTTTCAGGCAAGCTTGCTGCTTCAAGTTGCAGCGGCCATGTCAAATCGGAGGTTTTTGCCAGCGGCACAGAACCAAAGAGTTACTGCAGTCTTAGCCATTACACCGCCCCTGCAGAACCTGTGGAGGAACAGCCATCTGACGGCATCACTGCTGAACCGTCTCCTGACGAAGCCGAGTGGGAAGATCAGGTTGAAGAATGGCTGGGCAATGACAACAACAATAATAACGGCAATGGACATGGAAATGGCAACAGCAAGCCGCCTCAAAACAATTCTCCAGTGCCAGAAGGCTATTGA
- a CDS encoding sugar phosphate isomerase/epimerase family protein, whose protein sequence is MGYVIGYAASLGEKDVISAIEYARLSGFEAVELSMNMPCFFPERYGHEERKSILGFKRESGIEITLHAPEDISLVSLHESVRKAGISRLKEIIEFAGSIDASRMTLHTGATPYFTLVEGVGYVQDEYIREVVSNLKESIGTLVCVASELAPNLKLCIENSGYFPWYIQKALSEIMELHDVFLTWDIGHSYENRYGEQHFFEQNLERIKTCHLHDFNEHGDHKIIGSGHVDFKGHMEKMGSHDVVYIVEVRPRDNAKRSFDNLRNII, encoded by the coding sequence ATGGGATATGTAATAGGATACGCAGCATCGCTGGGCGAAAAGGATGTAATATCTGCAATTGAATATGCAAGACTATCAGGATTTGAAGCTGTGGAGCTGAGCATGAACATGCCGTGCTTTTTCCCGGAAAGATACGGCCATGAGGAGAGAAAATCAATACTCGGCTTCAAAAGAGAAAGCGGCATTGAAATAACGCTTCACGCTCCTGAGGACATATCACTAGTGAGCCTCCATGAAAGCGTCAGGAAGGCCGGCATAAGCAGGCTAAAGGAGATAATTGAGTTTGCCGGCTCCATAGACGCTTCCAGGATGACACTCCACACTGGGGCGACGCCGTATTTCACGCTCGTTGAAGGCGTAGGCTACGTGCAGGATGAATATATACGCGAGGTTGTGAGCAATTTAAAGGAAAGCATCGGCACGCTTGTCTGCGTGGCCTCTGAGCTTGCTCCAAATCTGAAGCTATGCATAGAAAACTCGGGTTACTTCCCATGGTACATTCAGAAGGCGCTGTCTGAAATCATGGAGTTGCATGATGTTTTTCTGACATGGGACATAGGCCATTCATACGAGAACAGATACGGAGAGCAGCACTTTTTCGAACAGAACCTCGAAAGAATAAAGACCTGCCACCTGCATGATTTCAACGAGCACGGCGACCACAAGATAATAGGCAGCGGCCATGTGGATTTCAAGGGACACATGGAGAAGATGGGATCGCATGACGTTGTATATATAGTGGAGGTCAGGCCGAGAGACAATGCCAAAAGGTCATTCGACAATCTGAGGAATATAATATAG
- the serA gene encoding phosphoglycerate dehydrogenase translates to MEKKRVLITETINKEGIDLLEKYFDVDIKKNISKEELAEVIEGYDALIVRSNPYIDEEVLQNAGRLQIIGRAGNGIDNIKLEPATKKGIIVANTPDSNSMSACELAIGLMLSQARNIAQADIHLKNGGWSRDKFMGSELYGKTLGIIGLGRIGSLVAKRMAAFDMKIVAYDPYISDERFERFGAVKKDSLRELLQEADFITIHTPRTTETIGMIGDDEISMMKQGVRIVNAARGGIIDERALYRGLTSGKIASAGLDVHEKEPFGDNPLLTLPNVIVTPHIGATTHEAQKNVGVCIAEQVIKALNGEIVPNAVNLPALHRDELESIKPYINLMEDLGKLYYQFYSEPIDFVDIKYWGSIANQDTEMIDIAFLKGLLEPVVMEGVNYINARLMAEERGIKFRRRKDAVPHNNYTELITVSIKHRSGEFTLAGNVSSKKTGKLVEIEGYEVDVCPSQHMIFIQNIDVPGVVGNVGRVLGEENINIATMQVGRNERGEKALMVLNVDDEASEDTLSKLVQKANVLWAKAIRL, encoded by the coding sequence ATGGAAAAGAAAAGGGTGCTAATCACAGAGACCATAAACAAGGAAGGCATTGACCTTCTTGAAAAATATTTCGATGTGGACATAAAAAAGAACATAAGCAAGGAAGAGCTTGCAGAGGTAATAGAGGGCTATGATGCGCTTATAGTAAGGAGCAATCCGTATATCGACGAGGAAGTGCTCCAAAATGCAGGAAGGCTGCAGATAATAGGCAGGGCCGGCAACGGCATTGACAACATCAAGCTCGAGCCTGCCACTAAAAAGGGCATAATAGTGGCCAACACTCCAGACAGCAACAGCATGTCTGCTTGTGAGCTGGCAATAGGGCTGATGCTCTCACAGGCCCGAAACATTGCCCAGGCTGATATTCATCTGAAAAATGGCGGATGGAGCAGGGACAAATTCATGGGTTCAGAGCTATACGGCAAGACGCTCGGCATAATAGGGCTGGGCAGGATAGGCTCACTTGTGGCAAAGCGCATGGCAGCCTTCGACATGAAAATAGTGGCATATGACCCTTATATTAGCGACGAGAGATTTGAAAGATTCGGCGCCGTCAAGAAGGACAGCCTAAGAGAGCTGCTGCAGGAGGCAGACTTCATAACCATACACACTCCCAGAACCACAGAAACAATAGGCATGATAGGAGACGATGAAATATCAATGATGAAGCAGGGCGTCAGGATTGTAAACGCCGCAAGGGGCGGAATAATAGACGAAAGAGCGCTTTACAGGGGACTTACAAGCGGAAAGATTGCAAGCGCAGGGCTTGATGTGCATGAAAAGGAGCCGTTCGGTGACAATCCACTGCTAACTTTGCCGAACGTAATTGTGACGCCGCACATAGGTGCGACCACACATGAAGCCCAAAAGAACGTGGGCGTATGCATAGCTGAGCAAGTCATAAAAGCGCTAAACGGCGAGATAGTTCCTAATGCAGTCAACCTCCCCGCTCTCCACAGGGACGAGCTGGAATCAATAAAGCCTTACATCAACCTGATGGAGGACCTTGGAAAGCTTTACTACCAGTTCTACAGCGAACCTATCGATTTTGTGGACATAAAATACTGGGGAAGCATAGCAAACCAGGACACGGAAATGATAGACATAGCGTTCCTGAAGGGACTTCTTGAGCCGGTTGTAATGGAAGGCGTCAACTATATAAACGCCAGGCTTATGGCCGAGGAGAGAGGGATTAAGTTCAGAAGAAGGAAAGACGCAGTGCCCCACAATAATTACACGGAGCTAATAACAGTAAGCATAAAGCACAGAAGCGGCGAGTTTACGCTGGCTGGCAACGTATCAAGCAAGAAGACGGGAAAGCTTGTTGAAATAGAGGGCTACGAAGTTGATGTATGCCCGAGCCAGCACATGATATTCATACAAAACATCGACGTGCCCGGAGTCGTAGGAAACGTGGGCAGAGTCCTCGGAGAGGAAAACATCAACATAGCTACAATGCAGGTAGGAAGGAATGAACGCGGCGAAAAGGCCCTCATGGTGCTGAATGTTGATGACGAGGCTTCTGAAGACACTCTCTCAAAGCTGGTTCAAAAGGCCAACGTGCTTTGGGCAAAAGCCATAAGACTGTAG
- a CDS encoding pyridoxal-phosphate-dependent aminotransferase family protein — protein MNEKLLMTPGPTNVPKRVLDSMSQSMMHHRTSEFSCMLSQMSERLKYVFQTSSDVLTFPAAGTGGLEAVIVNLFSPGDRVLLVSIGVFGDRFSKIAQVFGLDVDKLEVPWGMGADPQTIKESLKDSHKAVIVTHNETSTAAANDIKKIAEMLSGEDKLLIVDAVSSLGGLELRMDEWGIDAVVTASQKALMSPPGLAFISLSERAWEKSKESRLPKYYWDFEKARADLNKAKAQNPYTPAVSLIAATNEALAIIQEEGIENAWKRHELMANRIRSGIEKIGLGIFTHRDYLSNTVTAVDVGEKAETVKAMMENEHGIIISGGQGVLKGRIIRIGHMGCIDGEMADRTLKALEDCMNRA, from the coding sequence ATGAATGAAAAATTACTTATGACGCCTGGGCCGACAAACGTGCCCAAGAGGGTTCTGGATTCCATGAGCCAGAGCATGATGCACCACAGGACAAGCGAATTTTCATGCATGCTTTCCCAGATGAGCGAGAGGCTCAAATATGTATTCCAGACAAGCAGCGACGTGCTCACATTTCCGGCAGCCGGAACAGGCGGATTGGAGGCTGTGATTGTAAACCTCTTTTCGCCCGGTGACAGAGTGCTGTTGGTATCCATTGGAGTATTCGGAGACAGGTTCTCAAAGATAGCTCAGGTTTTTGGACTTGACGTTGACAAGCTTGAAGTGCCCTGGGGGATGGGAGCAGATCCGCAGACCATAAAAGAAAGTTTGAAGGATTCCCACAAGGCCGTTATTGTAACCCACAACGAGACCTCCACTGCGGCCGCCAACGACATCAAAAAAATCGCCGAGATGCTAAGCGGCGAAGACAAGCTGCTCATAGTGGATGCAGTAAGCTCTCTTGGAGGATTAGAACTGAGGATGGACGAGTGGGGAATAGACGCTGTAGTCACAGCTTCGCAAAAGGCGCTGATGAGCCCTCCGGGACTTGCGTTCATATCGCTGAGTGAGAGGGCCTGGGAAAAGTCGAAAGAATCAAGGCTGCCAAAATACTACTGGGACTTTGAAAAGGCAAGAGCTGACCTTAATAAGGCGAAAGCCCAGAATCCGTACACACCTGCAGTATCTCTGATAGCGGCTACGAATGAAGCGCTGGCGATAATACAGGAGGAAGGCATCGAAAACGCATGGAAAAGACATGAGCTCATGGCAAACAGGATCAGGAGCGGAATAGAAAAAATAGGACTTGGAATATTCACACATAGAGACTATCTTTCAAATACGGTGACAGCGGTAGATGTAGGAGAAAAGGCAGAGACAGTAAAAGCCATGATGGAAAATGAGCACGGCATAATAATATCCGGAGGACAGGGAGTTCTCAAGGGAAGGATAATAAGAATAGGCCACATGGGCTGCATAGATGGCGAAATGGCAGACAGGACACTAAAGGCGCTGGAGGATTGTATGAACAGGGCATAG
- a CDS encoding ferritin family protein — protein MKKTLDILKFAMEMEQKGQEFYISNMGKVKNPRVKAIFENLAGVEEKHYKLLEQYHKTLLETGDWEELDLDLCEPCAEKLYTDIEAQSVNLEYDISDITILRMAYLIENDFAQFYHSASKSVTNPRAKKLLANLESWEIQHREAFYEEYKKAMEQNWFDQSFAPF, from the coding sequence ATGAAAAAGACGCTTGATATACTTAAGTTTGCCATGGAAATGGAACAGAAGGGACAGGAATTTTATATCTCAAACATGGGCAAGGTGAAAAATCCCAGAGTCAAAGCAATATTTGAAAACCTTGCTGGAGTTGAAGAAAAACACTACAAGCTGCTGGAGCAGTATCATAAAACTCTCCTCGAAACAGGAGACTGGGAAGAATTGGACTTGGATTTATGTGAACCGTGCGCAGAAAAACTCTATACAGACATAGAAGCCCAGAGCGTCAATCTAGAGTATGATATATCTGATATTACGATACTGCGTATGGCATATCTTATTGAAAATGACTTCGCCCAGTTTTATCACAGCGCCTCCAAAAGCGTTACAAACCCCAGGGCCAAGAAACTGCTCGCCAACCTTGAAAGCTGGGAAATCCAGCACAGAGAAGCCTTCTACGAGGAATACAAAAAAGCAATGGAGCAAAACTGGTTCGACCAAAGCTTTGCCCCATTCTAA